In the Scylla paramamosain isolate STU-SP2022 chromosome 21, ASM3559412v1, whole genome shotgun sequence genome, GGCCACTGTCGACCACTCCCACATCAGACGAGGTGGAGGGAACTTGTTGCTAAGCGACTTACCCAGCACCACGTGTAGCATCTGTTCCTCCCAGACTCAGACGACTGCCTTTgcctcccgcctcctcctcctcctccttatccccctcctcctcctgctgctgctacctccAGGCTCAAGCTCCCCTTCGTCATGTGTGTTAGGCTTACCAGGGGGGTTTAGGTGCTGGAGGGCAAGGCAGCATAGAGAATCCAATTCCTCTTTAATGGGGCGCTATATTTTCTTCGGAGTTgtatgactgactggctggtagAAGTATagtttccagtgtgtgtgtgtgtgtgtgtgtgtgtgtgtgtgtgtgtgtgtgtgttgcatcggATCAAATGTTAAGGGATCGAAGTGTCTTGccctgaatatttttttttcttttttgatcccatctctctctcactctcttttctaCTTCTGCAAATGCTCCCCTTTTTTCGTCTTTAAAGTGGTGTTTAAAGAACACtcagcgcgcgcgcgcgccggtttgtgtgtgtgtgtgtgtgtgtgtgtgtgtgtgtgtgtgtgtgtgtttggattaAAGGATCATCTTGTGCGTGTTTTTTAACGTTTAAAGATTGCAAAGTGcaggacgtgagagagagagagagagagagagagagagagagagagagagagagagagagagagagagagagagagagagagagagagaatgacagacatgctataaacaaaatatacatacattaaCAGACACACACCGACAGACAAACTGGCGGGCAGGCAGACGAACAAAGCAGCATCTGGATCGCAGGATACTTGCCATGACCTAGTTTCAGGGTCCGGCCTCGCCTAATATTGAGTTCAGACTCCACGTGGTGGCTTCGCTCTCGGAGGAAGGAGGCCTGGAGGGAGGCGCctttgggggagggagagggagaggaggacggaAGGAGCGAACCAGGGACACGGTGGATTCAAGTAAAGGGACTctaagaggaaaagggaaggaggggagtacACTGAACGCAAACAAACGGAGAATAAGAGACGAGGAATGTTGGTTTTTAAAAGTTCCACGGATTGGAAACTTTAATGTTTACCGTAAATTTTACTTATTGTGTAAATATTGTATGggaaaaatacgtttttttttttatgtaggaaggacactggccaagggcaacaaaaatccaataaaaaaaaatgcccactgaaatgccagtcccataaaaggttcAAAGCAGAAGTCAacaactgatgaataagtgtcttgaaacttccctcttgaaggaattcaagtcataggaaggtggaaatacagaagtaggcagggagttccagagtttaccagagaaagggatgaattattgagaatactggttaactcttgcgttagagagatggacagaataggggtgagagaaagaagaaagtcttgtgcagcgaggccgcgggaggaggggaggcatgaagttagcaagatcagaagagcagttagcatgaaaatagtggtagaagacagctacagatgcaccattgcggcggtgagagagaggctgaagacagtcagttagaggagaggagctgatgagacgaaaagcttttgattccaccctgtctaaaagagcagatATATAAGAAGTATATAAGCTGGTGTTGCATAAGAGAGACTGAATATTATGTGTGTGTCACCAGGTGTTGTATACAAGGTGATCAGCACTGTCTAgacatgctgagagagagagagagagagagagagagagagagagagagagagagagagagagagagagagagagagagagagagagagagagagagagagagagagagattgaaatcGATGTGATCAGGTATGCAAATCAGTTAAAGGTataatttttgtcattttagttttcctttcctctcttttaattGGAAAAAAAGTGTATCAAGTTCATATGGACTGGCTGACActaattgttctctctctctctctctctctctctctctctctctctctctctctctctctctctctctctctctcacacacacacacacacacacacacacacacacacacacacacacacacacacacacgcattcccATATCAACAAactagcaccagcaccagcagcaccagcagtaccagcagcagccacatcaacaacaacaacaacaataacaacgacaacaacaacaacaacaacaacagtaatatcaACACAgtcaactgctactactaaaacaaaataacaacataacattaacaacaacaatgacagcaacaacatgatcttcatcatcatcatcatcatcatcatcatcagcagcagcagcagcagcagcagcagcagcagcagcagcaacaacaaaagcaagaacatcatcatcatcatcaacaacaacaacagcaacaacaacaacaataacaacaacaacagcagcagcagcaagaacacgaacaacaacaacaacaacaacaataaccgcatcaacaacaataacaataacagcagcagtggcaTAACagtaaaaacatcaacaacaacaacaacaacaacaacaacaacaacagcaacaacaacaacattatcaacaacaacattatcatcaataacaacagcacacatcatcatcatcatcatcatcaacaacaacaacaacaacaacaacaacaacaacaacaacaacaacaacaacaacaaatccttAGTAATTTCCGTTTTGTAATCTGATAAAATCCACATGGCctgaggtacacacacacacacacacacacacacacacacacacacacacacacacacatacacaatggATGAAAGATataaaatcagagagagagagagagagagagagagagagagagagagagagagagagagagagagagaaggctaaTCAATGTATACTCAGCATCACCTTCAAAATTCCCTGGTTTGCACGTTACATCACAGGTGGTGGCGGGGCGGAGGTAGAGTGTGGCGCGCGGGATCCAACAGATGGCAGCACAGCCCGTGAGACTCTCAGTCGCGTTGGCGGGAAACCCTCACACACTCAGCCACGTCTCAGAAAGCTTCCCTTTAAGAGCCAccgtaatatattttttttttttccaggacgTCAGTTATCAGGCCATGTTCAGTATGGGTAGGAATCAAGATATGATGTTATGGCGAATGATACGATGATTAGTGAGGGTGACCTGCGCTGTATAAtgttaagggagggagagacgtggACAAGGAGGGTGGGATCGCACTGTTGGGTGGAGGAAATATCTTTAGTCGGAAGAGTGCATGACGCACTGGGAAAGGGTGCTGAGACGGTACTCAAGAAAATATCTCTCCGGGAATAATAAATGCGTGCACCTGTTTTTACTTTAGGAAATCCCGAAAGCACCAAGTCTCACCCCCTTCACTGCGTGTCATTCATACCCTGAAGGCGAAGGAATACGAGTGGGAAGTGAAATAGGTTGAGAACACTGACGGAGACGCCCCAGTGGAGAAACTGAGTAGGGCGGGAAACGAGgataagggggaggaagaggagcaggccGTCCGCTCCCTGCCTGGTAACAAGAGGGAGGGTTCGCCGTCTAAAGGTCCTGAATGGGAGGAATTAGGGCGCACTGTGCAGACCTCCGAGGACTAACCGACCACGTGGCCTCAGACCCCACACCAAACCCTAGACGACGGTGGGTCAGGTCCTCGCCCTTACCCCACCCCCATCTCCCTACCCTCAGCATCCACCACCGAAACGCCTCACGTACCCTTGCCCCCCGCAGCTCGTCGTCTCCACTCGGATCTCATCCCCAACTCGTGTCGTATCTGAGGAAGGGGTGCTCGTCCGATGTGGGGTCCTGTGGGCGGAAGCAAGGATAGGCAGTAATGTGGGGAGTGCTGCCCTCTCATGACACCAGAGGTGGAGTGAAAgtgggagaagtgaaggaaggtcgTGCCTAAGGGATAGTCACGCTCACACATTCAAGCAAACTTTGAGCTTCTTGTAACGGACACATATGATACTCAACGTCCCCCCacacatcctcacacacacgcacctccgACCCCCTAATCTCAGCAGATGCTCGCAGGCAGGTCGATAAGGCTGGGTCCGAATGCAGCGGCAGCCGcctcccgccccgcccgccGCCGGACTCTGGGACGCTCAATGTTTTAGCCACATCCGTCCGGATTCCAGGCGGCGAAATGTCAGCGGCAGGAGTGCCGCGCCGTGGGCGTCGCCGGGTGGCGCCTGCAGCGGCGGGTTCCGCATAACGGCAGCGCGAGGCGCCGCCCACACAGTGCCTCACTGACTTGGTGTGAGATACTAATATATGCCCATGCCCCCATAGGTACTGTTAAGGCAGGCAGCAGGGTGATGTCCAGGTTGGCATGTACTGGCGAAAGGAAGGTGGGATTGTCAGTGGATTTTGCCCTCCGTCGTCACGGCTAACGGATTGCCCACGTCGCCCGCATTCCTTGCCAGTCCACTATAGGGACATCGCTCCATTACTCCGTTGACTCCCATGATGCCCAAGGAGACTAGTTGAATTCAATAAACAATTGATGTTTTTGAGCATTCACAGAAACCAACTCGCATGAACGTGAGTGTATGCGTATGCAACCTTGCGTTTGTATTGAATACCAGAGTGACGTCACGACAAGGCGCGCGTCGCACCCCATCTAGACAGTAACACTCCGCCCAAGAAACTAGTCCCTCGTCTGGACGCGGAATTTATACGTTTCACACGATGACATGACTTCTTAACATACACTTGACGCTTTCTATGacttaaataaaacattatgcACTACATCATaatgaataatatgaaaataaaaaatggcgCTAATACTATTAGCTGTGTTTTGGTGGGGGAACGCTCCGCCATAAAAGCTTCCTCCCCTCACGAACGTTAATAGTACTACGGCGACCACGGAGTTGTGCGCTGCTTCTCCGTTCAGTCGCTCTTGTCAGTCGTTGATCCCAGCAAGATATCCCTTGCGCGATACTTGGATTTACTTCGGGCAGGTGATGTCCACGACAGTGGCAACAACTGTAGAAAACATGTTCAAAGTGATCAATACAGTGAATAACTACCTGAACTCAGGTCCCGTGATGGGCATTCCGCAAGAAAAGGTCAAACAAGGTTGGTGTCAACTGGACTTTGGCTGTGACCAGTGTTGTTGATCCTGCAATAACTGAATTGAGTGGAACATAGGAGTAAGTGTGTTAATCCAAATACTAACCTACTATTAATTTCCTCTTTGCAGTGGCCATGCCAATCCGTGACCATtacattcatcaccaccaccaccaccatcaccatcaccactactcgtCGCAGCTGCCCTTCGATCGTCAGTACACTGTGGACGGTGTGCTGGGTGAAGGAGGCTTCGGCAGAGTCTACTCTGGCGTCAGGGTGAAGGACAACCTTCCAGTCGCCATCAAACAAGTGGCCAAGAATAAAGTGGCTTCATGGGGAAAGGTACGTCgacttgtgttttgtttgtgtggttgTGTACGTGGAGtgattaagtttttttttctgaagtgtCAAGTTAAGCAGTTACTCGCCCCATATAAACTTTCATATCAAAGGCTCATCAGTGTGGGTTCAGAGTCAAAACACTGAGCAGCGAGGACTTAGAAAGTGGTGcagtgaagggggaaggaagacggCTGTCTGGCAGTATACCTGTGCTTGTGTAACGTACGGGACCATGAAACGGGTCTGGGAGACATGTTGTAGGGTAGTGTTTGGTGACCAGTGTGTTGCATTGCGAGGAAGGGCGGGTTCAGCAGCGGGGGATGAGATAAAGGtgatagcaacagcagcaccagcagcctGTGTCGAGTGACTGGCTTGCGCAACTTGACTTTTGCACATCAATCAACACTGGTATTTCATAAAACTGGAAGTATGACTCTCATTTTATCGCCCCGGAGTGTGATGTTAGGTATAATGTTATAGTGTAGTTGTGTTGATAGAGGCTGTTTAGGGTACGTTGAATGTGGCGacaggtggggagggagggcggcggTGCAGGGGTCAAGCGCTGCCTGGAGGCTGATTACCAAGGACTCGGTGGCGCCCTGTCAGTTGCCACGCGCCATGAAACTTGCCCCTTAGTTACCGGCATGGAAACAGTTGTCAGGATAGCGCATGTTAGATGTTTTGTTTACATAGAACAAGTGTGAAGTTCCAGTTTGGCACGAGTGGCCAGGACATGGTGACTGGATAGGCTAAGTGGGGATGAAGGTGGGGAAGGGACGGGTAAAACCCACTTCCAGGCCCGTCTGGGCTTCCCAGTTCTATGCAGTTTCACACTTGACATACTGAACAGCGCCCACATTTGCAGCATTGGTTTTCTTCTCCTGCACGTGAATGTGAAAGAGCTTCTTGCCAAATATAAACTAACTTTTTTCCGTTTGATTGCGGTGAGTTGCTGTGGGTGGGTCAGGGAAAActtgtgtgtggctgtggggaCTCAGTTGCCAAACACTAGTCAAACTCGTGCCAGTTGCCAAGTGAAAGTAGCCGGATACGGCTTCCTGAAATAAACTTTTGGATCCTTACTAGAACAGGAATACCACACCCGTGTCTTGCGTTTGGTATTGGGCACGGCTCGTAAACTTAAAATCTTGTTTTGCATTGTTTCTTatggttgtttttcttcctcaacAGATTAACGGTGAGAAAGTTCCTCTCGAGATCTGCCTGCTCCGTAAGGCGGCTCACATCCCTGGCGTGATCAAGCTCATCGCCTATTTCGAACTTGCTGACTGCTTCATCATCGTAATGGAGCGTCCCGAGGCAGTGAAGGACCTGTTTGATTACATCACCGAGCGGAAGGCCGTCCCGGAGCCCGAGGCGCGCTACCTCTTCCGCCAAGTGGTGGACATCGTGCGTCAGTGTCATGCTGCAGGGGTCATCCACAGAGACATCAAGGACGAGAATCTCCTTATCaccacagacagacaaggaaggaaggtccTGAAGCTCATTGACTTCGGCTCTGGAGCTTTCCTCAAGGATCACATCTACACAGACTTTGATGGAGGTGAGTTTCGATGCTTACTTGTTATTGTTACCTTTGCTAAACATGTGTTTGTAAAAGGTGAGTCCGCGTCACGGACGTCACCTTGGGGGTCGGTGGCATAGTGGCGGGTCGGAGCGGCGCCGGGAGTCGGGTTATTGTGGCGCCGAGCCAGACGCTGGCTCACGCGACCCACAGCTGTCGTCACCACCCTACTTCCCTTTTATAAACTTGCCAGACTTAGCATGTAACACGAATAAAGCTCATCTATTCATACCACCAGCTATGCAGGTGTTAAGTCATACTTGCAACTTCAGACGTTAACCTTCACTGTTTATCGATACTGACCACCACTTCTCCGCTTGTTGCAGGTACCAAGGTGTACGCTCCACCTGAGTGGCTCCAGCACAACCAGTACCTCGCTGGGCCCGCCACCGTATGGTCCCTTGGTATTCTCCTGTATGACATGGTCTGCGGCGACATTCCCTTCGCACAGGACTTCCAGATCCTGGCCGCCAGAGTAACGTTTAGAATTCCCATCTCTGAGGACTGCATGGACCTCATCCGCCTGTGCCTGAGCCACCAGCCCGAGGACAGGCCAACCCTCGAGCAGATCCTACAACACCCTTGGTTAATGGGCCCCAAAGACTCCGGTGCTGGCCTCATCGGATGCATGGGCGGCTCACTAGGACCCCACATGGACCTCCTCTCTGACTCTCACCTTGACAGCGACGCCTCCTCCCTGGACAAGCACTCCACGGGCAGCGATGCCTCTCGGGAGTCAGAGTCAGAGTTTTGACGGCCGGGAGGAGGGTAGTGTGCTGATGTCCTCGTCAGTCCCCCAACCTCTCCTTAGTTGTATCTCCCGCCCAAAAGGCGCTGGTCGCCATACCTCGCAGCTCCGCCCCGGGCCCCGTCTCCCAGGTGTCGGGGCGGCGCCCTCAGGCTTGTCCTGAACGGTGCTACCCCCCTCCCTCCaaacccccccccctccccggTGCCTCGTGCACGCTAATCTCACCAAAGCCTCAAACACATTGCCAGCCTCTGGTCTGGCCAATGTCATAGTATTTTCTCTAAGAGAAGTTGTAAGTAATGTAatttaaagttatatttatATTAAGTTATATTGTACATATTGTATGCAATTAAGATTTGCCTGACTTGTCAGGTACTGATGCCATCAATGCAACCCAATTTTTTGTATTAAATGTTTATACAAGAATATTTTttgtaaaaaatgaaaacaaaatagcGCAAATAAAATTCATGAACTTTAAGCATGTGTATTGTGTAGACCTTACAAGACAAATATGAGATACGTCATcagcaatggtggtgatgacagtgattaGGTGGCTGGAAGAACGGCGGGACCACACACTCGGGCACGTCCATTAACCTGTCAAGACTTGCTGTAGCATATTCAGGTCACAATAAACGTGAAACTTCaaagtgggggagggaaggggctgCGTCGAAAGCCTGCACGACCACAGTAGGTGTGACAGGAAGTGACTGGAATGTCGTGAAACTCTACGGATACTTCATTACTTTATCCAGTAAACCAGTCTGGCTTTGGTTTAAACTTACACAGGTTTGAGGAGCAACGGATAATTTTTTTACCCTACATAAGACTTATAATGTAAGTGAGTAATATGGGCTAGTCTTGTTAGTAATGGCAGGTGTAGTAGTACCAGCAATAGTAGTTCTAGTGATCACACCTACTGACATTATAAAGCGAAGACTTGTTCCCGGAAGATAATGAGCGGAAAGTCCCTGCTGGATAGCGCACGACGGCGATCCAGCGTAACCTCGACACTAGGAaatgtaaacagagagagagagagagagagagagagagaggggtggggaggtggagggatgaaggaggagaataggaaaaaaaagtccttCCGTTCTGCCTCACCACCAACTCCACGGCCACCTCCTGCCACCCTCCACTCTTAACATCTTAGCTTTGCCAGCCTCCACTGTCCACACCCCTCCCATGCCAGATTTTCCCATATCCTCCCTGCCAGTCTTCACATATCCATACCCTCCCATGTCGGCTTCCACATCCTTCCCCGTCATTCCCCTGCCAACCTCCACTCCCACCACCCTTCACTGATCACTTGACACGTTCCTGTCAATCTCCTTATATCTCTGTGATAAATCTACAAGAACAGTCGTCGTTCAGTCACTCGTCTTAAGTACGATAGATTACTGTATTCAATTATGGGGATcaacaaacaacacaatacTGAGTATGACACAAAGACTGCAGAACTTTGCAGCTAAAGGAGCTGTGGGAGGAGCCAGGAAATATGATCATGTGTCTCCTCTCTTTAAAGAACTCAATTGgataaaaatcaaacaaaaacacatatttaATATCTGTACAACAATATATAAAGTTTTACGGACATCATATCCAGAATGGCTTCTATGTTTTACCTCCATAAAAGACGTTACAAACAATGTCACTAGACAAAAGAACAATCTATATGTTCCTCAAATCAGAATAAATGGTGGTGCCAGGGCTCTCGCTGTGCTGGGCCCCAGGCTGTGGAACAGACTCCCTACCACCATCATTGAAGCTCAGAACTTGTCCACTTTTAAGACTAACCTAAAAAAACTCTCTCTTATTcgaaaataataatgtatagCTTTAGTGTACATTTTATTATGTGTTTATCAACCATGTATTACGATGACTTAAAATGATGTAAGACCTATGGTACATAATAACCACCGCTGGTGGAATaaagaatctgaatctgaatctgaatctgtgCTGCCATCCCCCCCTTGCCAGCTTCATGTCCCAGCACCCTGGCCCTTCCCATCCTTTACTACCCTCTACCACCCACCCTCTCTACCGCGCTTCATAGCCGGCCAGTCATCGCACCCTCCGTAGTTCGTGTATACAGAATACATGGGTGTTATTATCCTTACACTCCACCCGTGCCTCAGGCCACCACCACTTTACCACGCCGCGCCACAGCCACGCCCGACGCCCTGCCGCGCCAACACActaacaaaatataaaacaaaaaagaacgtgCCTGCCACTCTCTTCAGAATACGTCAAGGTTTTACTCACGCTCGAATGAGATTACCTTAATTATTCATCAGTT is a window encoding:
- the LOC135110952 gene encoding serine/threonine-protein kinase pim-1-like; translation: MSTTVATTVENMFKVINTVNNYLNSGPVMGIPQEKVKQVAMPIRDHYIHHHHHHHHHHHYSSQLPFDRQYTVDGVLGEGGFGRVYSGVRVKDNLPVAIKQVAKNKVASWGKINGEKVPLEICLLRKAAHIPGVIKLIAYFELADCFIIVMERPEAVKDLFDYITERKAVPEPEARYLFRQVVDIVRQCHAAGVIHRDIKDENLLITTDRQGRKVLKLIDFGSGAFLKDHIYTDFDGGTKVYAPPEWLQHNQYLAGPATVWSLGILLYDMVCGDIPFAQDFQILAARVTFRIPISEDCMDLIRLCLSHQPEDRPTLEQILQHPWLMGPKDSGAGLIGCMGGSLGPHMDLLSDSHLDSDASSLDKHSTGSDASRESESEF